A stretch of Oncorhynchus gorbuscha isolate QuinsamMale2020 ecotype Even-year linkage group LG24, OgorEven_v1.0, whole genome shotgun sequence DNA encodes these proteins:
- the LOC124012677 gene encoding 60S ribosomal protein L30 produces the protein MVAAKKTKKSLESINSRLQLVMKSGKYVLGYKQSQKMIRQGKAKLVILANNTPALRKSEVEYYAMLAKTGVHHYSGNNIELGTACGKYFRVCTLAIIDPGDSDIIRSMPDQPQGEK, from the exons ATGGTTGCCGCAAAGAAGACG AAAAAGTCCCTGGAGTCCATAAACTCCCGTCTCCAGCTGGTGATGAAGAGTGGTAAATATGTTCTGGGATACAAGCAGTCCCAGAAGATGATCCGCCAGGGAAAAGCCAAGCTGGTCATCCTGGCCAACAACACACCTGCCCTCAG GAAGTCTGAAGTGGAGTACTACGCCATGTTGGCCAAGACAGGCGTCCATCActacagtgggaacaacatcgaGCTGGGCACGGCCTGTGGGAAGTACTTCAGGGTGTGCACCCTGGCCATCATCGACCCCG GTGATTCTGACATCATCAGGAGTATGCCAGACCAGCCGCAGGGGGAGAAGTAG